One part of the Aestuariirhabdus litorea genome encodes these proteins:
- the rsmG gene encoding 16S rRNA (guanine(527)-N(7))-methyltransferase RsmG → MVTDALAGDFARGIEKMGLSLDGAAQQKLLEYLRLLAKWNRAYNLTAVRNIEDMLPRHLLDSLSVSPYLVGDRVLDVGTGPGLPGIPLSITYPERQFTLLDSNGKKTRFLHQAVVELKLTNIRVCQSRIEAFVDAEPFDAILSRAFSTLLDMVKGCYELCAAGGYFLAMKGVYPQQELEELLQHYPQLEVESVLPLNVPESEGERHLVVLRKPSA, encoded by the coding sequence ATGGTTACCGACGCACTGGCCGGTGATTTTGCCCGCGGGATTGAGAAGATGGGACTTAGCCTGGATGGGGCAGCCCAGCAAAAATTACTGGAGTACCTGCGCTTGCTGGCGAAGTGGAATCGCGCCTATAACCTCACCGCTGTACGTAATATCGAGGATATGCTACCGCGCCACTTGCTGGATAGCTTGAGTGTGAGCCCTTACTTAGTGGGTGATCGTGTGCTGGATGTTGGCACCGGTCCAGGCTTGCCCGGTATCCCACTTTCGATCACTTATCCTGAACGGCAATTTACGTTGCTCGACAGTAATGGTAAAAAAACAAGGTTTCTGCATCAGGCCGTGGTTGAATTGAAGTTGACCAATATCCGTGTTTGCCAGAGCCGGATTGAGGCCTTTGTCGATGCCGAACCCTTCGATGCCATCCTCTCCAGGGCTTTTAGCACCCTGCTCGATATGGTCAAAGGCTGCTACGAACTGTGCGCAGCCGGGGGGTATTTTCTGGCGATGAAAGGGGTCTACCCCCAGCAGGAGCTGGAGGAGTTGCTGCAGCATTACCCGCAGCTTGAGGTGGAGTCTGTGCTTCCCCTCAACGTACCGGAAAGCGAAGGTGAACGGCACCTGGTGGTGTTACGAAAGCCGAGCGCGTAA
- a CDS encoding ParB/RepB/Spo0J family partition protein: protein MAVKKRGLGRGLDALLAGSALPKAEGESATKASTDGKLAQIPVEFIQRGKYQPRRDMQPEALEELANSIKAQGVMQPIVIRPIGVDRYEIIAGERRWRAAQKASLDRIPAIIRDVPDEAAIAMALIENIQREDLNPVEEALALQRLQEEFELTQQQVADAVGKSRTTVTNLLRLIGLNPEVRTMLEHGDLEMGHARAMLTLNETQQLEAAREVVARALSVRQTEALIRKLQQQASSPKPEQAVNPDIRNLQDSLSERLGAAVRIDHSARGKGKLVIQYNNLDELDGILAHIK, encoded by the coding sequence ATGGCGGTGAAAAAGCGAGGATTGGGGCGGGGCTTGGATGCGCTGCTGGCGGGGAGTGCCCTGCCCAAGGCAGAGGGCGAGTCGGCTACGAAAGCCTCTACGGACGGAAAGCTGGCCCAGATCCCGGTTGAGTTTATTCAACGAGGCAAGTACCAGCCACGCCGCGATATGCAGCCTGAGGCCCTGGAGGAGCTGGCCAACTCAATCAAGGCGCAAGGGGTAATGCAGCCGATCGTGATTCGCCCCATCGGCGTGGACCGCTACGAGATTATCGCCGGAGAGCGGCGTTGGCGCGCAGCCCAGAAAGCAAGCTTGGATCGAATTCCTGCGATCATCCGGGACGTGCCCGATGAGGCAGCGATCGCGATGGCGCTGATAGAGAATATCCAGCGCGAAGACCTCAACCCGGTCGAGGAGGCGTTGGCGCTGCAGAGACTGCAGGAGGAGTTCGAGCTCACCCAGCAGCAGGTGGCCGATGCGGTGGGTAAATCCCGCACCACGGTGACCAACCTGTTGCGGTTGATTGGCCTCAACCCCGAGGTAAGAACCATGTTGGAACATGGTGACCTGGAGATGGGCCATGCCAGAGCCATGCTGACCCTGAACGAAACGCAACAACTGGAAGCGGCCCGAGAAGTAGTGGCACGAGCCTTGTCGGTTCGCCAGACCGAAGCCCTGATCCGCAAGCTTCAGCAGCAAGCAAGCAGCCCGAAACCGGAACAGGCCGTGAACCCTGACATTCGGAACCTTCAGGACTCTCTGTCGGAGCGACTGGGAGCCGCGGTGCGAATCGACCACAGTGCCCGCGGCAAGGGGAAACTGGTAATCCAATACAACAACCTGGATGAGCTGGACGGTATTCTTGCTCATATCAAATAG
- a CDS encoding ParA family protein gives MVGKILAVTNQKGGVGKTTTCINLAASLVATKRRVLLVDLDPQGNATMGSGVAKNELERSVYDVLIGECEIERAIQATEQAGYDILPANGDLTAAEVELLDLSSKEKRLAYALRKVQDNYDFILIDCPPSLNMLTVNALAAANGVVIPMQCEYYALEGLSALIDTIGRITEVLNPGLEIEGLLRTMYDPRNGLTNDVSAQLTQHFGDRVYRTVIPRNVRLAEAPSHGLPAMVYDKQSKGALAYLALAGELIRKQEKPRQAISA, from the coding sequence ATGGTGGGCAAGATACTAGCAGTAACCAATCAGAAGGGTGGGGTAGGCAAGACCACAACCTGTATTAACCTGGCAGCGTCACTGGTCGCGACCAAACGGCGGGTGCTGTTGGTTGATCTTGACCCCCAGGGCAATGCCACCATGGGAAGCGGGGTGGCAAAGAATGAGCTGGAGCGCTCTGTTTATGACGTACTGATCGGTGAGTGTGAAATCGAGCGTGCCATTCAGGCGACCGAGCAGGCGGGCTACGACATACTGCCTGCCAATGGAGACCTGACCGCCGCCGAAGTGGAGCTGCTCGACCTAAGCTCAAAAGAGAAGCGCCTGGCTTATGCGCTGCGCAAGGTGCAGGACAACTACGATTTTATTTTGATCGACTGCCCTCCATCGCTGAATATGCTCACCGTTAATGCGTTGGCCGCAGCCAACGGGGTGGTGATTCCGATGCAGTGCGAATACTACGCCCTCGAGGGGTTGAGTGCGCTGATCGATACCATTGGGCGTATTACTGAGGTGCTCAACCCCGGGCTGGAGATCGAGGGGCTGCTGCGGACCATGTATGATCCGCGTAACGGCCTCACCAACGACGTATCGGCTCAGCTCACCCAACACTTCGGTGACCGGGTCTACCGTACCGTGATACCGCGCAATGTTCGACTCGCCGAGGCCCCCAGTCATGGCTTGCCCGCCATGGTCTACGACAAGCAGTCGAAAGGTGCTCTGGCGTATCTGGCGCTGGCGGGGGAGTTGATCAGGAAACAGGAAAAACCCAGGCAAGCGATCTCCGCTTGA
- the mnmE gene encoding tRNA uridine-5-carboxymethylaminomethyl(34) synthesis GTPase MnmE, whose protein sequence is MNTHQQKKETITAIATAPGRGGVGIVRVSGPLAEQIAEKICLKRLKPRHAHYESFHDSRGQVLDQGIALLFKGPNSFTGEDVVEFQAHGGPVILDLLLATTLQEGARQARPGEFSERAFLNDKIDLTQAEAIADLINSSSEQAARSALRSLQGDFSSLINQLVEQLIQLRIYVEAAIDFPEEEIDFLADGKVAKDLKDLERELGSIIKKAGQGAILREGMTVVIAGRPNAGKSSLLNALSGRESAIVTDIAGTTRDLLREQIHIDGMPLHIVDTAGLRESDDAVEQIGVTRALSEIEKADRVLLMVDATTTGARTAQEAWPEFIDLLPDASKLTLIRNKIDQSGEEPGVEDTHEGTLVRLCATDHRGIDGLRQHLKQCIGFEGTTEGSFMARRRHLESLSKAAVALTNGRMQLEVMGAGELLAEDLKSAQQALGEITGSFSSDDLLGRIFSSFCIGK, encoded by the coding sequence ATGAACACTCACCAGCAAAAGAAAGAGACCATAACTGCGATTGCGACAGCACCTGGCAGGGGTGGGGTGGGTATCGTTCGGGTGTCAGGCCCCCTGGCAGAACAGATTGCCGAAAAGATCTGCTTGAAGAGGTTAAAGCCAAGACATGCGCACTACGAGTCCTTCCACGACAGCCGGGGGCAGGTGCTGGATCAGGGCATTGCGCTTCTTTTCAAGGGACCAAACTCCTTTACCGGAGAGGATGTAGTCGAGTTTCAGGCCCATGGAGGCCCTGTCATCCTTGACCTGCTACTGGCCACCACACTGCAGGAGGGGGCACGCCAGGCCAGGCCAGGGGAATTTTCCGAGCGCGCCTTCCTCAACGATAAGATTGACCTGACCCAGGCAGAAGCGATTGCCGACCTTATAAATAGCTCCTCGGAGCAGGCGGCACGCTCAGCGCTGCGTTCCTTGCAGGGTGATTTTTCCTCCCTTATTAACCAGCTGGTCGAACAGCTGATACAGCTCAGGATCTACGTTGAAGCCGCCATCGACTTTCCGGAGGAGGAGATCGACTTTCTGGCTGACGGCAAGGTAGCCAAAGACTTAAAGGACCTGGAGCGGGAGCTAGGATCAATTATCAAAAAGGCAGGGCAAGGAGCAATCCTGCGCGAGGGTATGACAGTAGTGATCGCAGGGCGCCCTAATGCCGGCAAATCCAGTCTCCTCAACGCCCTGTCAGGCCGTGAGAGTGCCATCGTCACTGATATCGCAGGAACCACCCGGGACCTGCTGAGGGAGCAGATTCATATCGATGGCATGCCCCTGCATATTGTGGATACTGCTGGCCTCAGGGAGAGCGACGATGCCGTTGAGCAGATAGGGGTGACCCGTGCGCTATCGGAGATAGAAAAGGCCGACCGGGTATTGCTGATGGTAGACGCCACCACTACCGGAGCCAGGACGGCACAGGAGGCCTGGCCGGAGTTTATCGATCTGCTACCCGATGCCAGCAAGCTGACCCTCATACGCAACAAAATCGATCAGAGCGGCGAAGAGCCCGGCGTTGAGGATACCCACGAGGGAACGCTGGTTCGCCTCTGTGCAACCGACCACCGGGGCATCGATGGACTACGTCAGCACCTGAAGCAGTGCATTGGCTTCGAAGGCACCACCGAAGGCAGCTTTATGGCGCGTCGGCGTCACCTCGAATCGCTGTCAAAAGCAGCGGTGGCGCTCACCAACGGGCGAATGCAACTGGAGGTGATGGGGGCAGGTGAGCTCCTGGCTGAGGACCTCAAGTCGGCTCAACAGGCGTTGGGGGAGATTACCGGGAGCTTTAGCTCCGATGATCTTTTGGGGCGGATTTTTTCCAGTTTCTGTATCGGAAAGTGA
- the mnmG gene encoding tRNA uridine-5-carboxymethylaminomethyl(34) synthesis enzyme MnmG — MDYPSRYGVIVVGGGHAGTEAALASARMGVKTLLITHNVETLGQMSCNPAIGGIGKSHLVKEIDALGGGMAVATDRGGIQFRVLNSRKGPAVRATRAQADRVLYKAAIRTLLENQPNLEIFQQAVDDLILEQETVVGVVTQMGLRFFADSVVLTAGTFLGGVIHIGLQNHSGGRAGDPPSTTLAKRLRELPFRVERLKTGTPPRIDARSVDFSVMTEQPGDTPTPVMSFMGSVDQHPRQISCYITHTNEQTHDIIRAGLDRSPMYTGVIEGVGPRYCPSIEDKINRFADKNSHQVFVEPEGLTTHELYPNGISTSLPFDVQLKLVRSIRGFEQAHIVRPGYAIEYDYFDPRDLKPSLESKFLQGIFFAGQINGTTGYEEAGAQGLLAGLNAARRSQQREAWCPRRDEAYLGVLVDDLITNGTSEPYRMFTSRAEYRLVLREDNADLRLTEKGRELGLVDDLRWARFEQKREGIAREQQRLSETWVQPGSAAAKAIDPLLEKPMTHEYSLLELLRRPQLSYAQLTEATGVGEEDPQVCEQVEIQTKYQGYIDRQAEEIERLRNHEQTLLPADLDYRAIDGLSNEIRQKLSDNRPDTLGRASRIAGVTPAAISLLLIHLKKRSLIRKQA; from the coding sequence GTGGATTATCCCTCTCGCTATGGCGTAATAGTCGTTGGTGGCGGCCATGCCGGTACCGAAGCGGCCCTTGCGTCCGCCCGTATGGGCGTTAAAACCCTGCTGATTACCCATAATGTCGAAACCCTGGGACAGATGTCCTGCAACCCGGCAATCGGCGGAATCGGCAAGAGTCATCTCGTCAAGGAGATCGATGCACTCGGGGGGGGCATGGCCGTGGCTACCGACCGAGGTGGGATCCAGTTCCGGGTATTGAACTCGCGCAAGGGCCCGGCGGTCCGTGCCACACGCGCGCAGGCGGACCGTGTGCTCTACAAGGCGGCTATACGCACTCTTCTTGAGAACCAGCCCAACCTCGAGATCTTCCAGCAAGCGGTCGACGACCTCATCCTTGAGCAGGAGACCGTGGTGGGCGTTGTCACCCAGATGGGATTACGTTTTTTTGCTGACTCGGTGGTGTTAACGGCTGGTACCTTTCTGGGCGGTGTGATTCATATTGGACTGCAAAACCACAGTGGGGGACGGGCGGGTGACCCCCCCTCGACCACCCTCGCCAAACGCCTGCGGGAGCTCCCGTTCCGCGTTGAGCGGCTGAAGACAGGAACACCGCCTCGCATCGATGCGCGCTCGGTCGACTTTTCCGTGATGACCGAACAGCCCGGGGACACCCCGACACCGGTAATGTCCTTCATGGGCTCTGTCGACCAGCACCCCAGGCAGATCAGTTGCTATATCACGCACACCAATGAACAGACCCACGACATCATTCGTGCGGGACTCGACCGCTCACCCATGTATACCGGCGTGATTGAAGGGGTGGGCCCAAGGTACTGCCCGTCGATCGAGGACAAGATCAACCGTTTTGCCGATAAAAACAGCCACCAGGTGTTTGTCGAGCCTGAGGGACTGACCACCCACGAGCTTTACCCCAACGGTATCTCGACCAGCTTGCCTTTCGATGTTCAGCTCAAGCTGGTGCGCTCGATTCGTGGCTTTGAGCAGGCCCACATCGTGCGTCCCGGCTACGCGATCGAGTATGACTACTTTGACCCCAGGGATCTAAAGCCCTCGCTGGAGAGTAAGTTCCTGCAGGGTATCTTCTTTGCTGGCCAGATTAACGGTACCACCGGTTACGAGGAGGCGGGAGCCCAGGGTCTTCTGGCCGGCCTCAACGCGGCTCGCCGAAGCCAGCAGCGTGAGGCCTGGTGTCCGCGGCGGGATGAGGCGTATCTGGGGGTACTGGTCGACGACCTGATCACCAACGGCACCAGCGAACCCTACCGAATGTTTACCAGCCGGGCGGAGTATCGACTTGTGCTTCGTGAAGATAACGCAGATCTGCGGCTCACTGAAAAGGGGCGCGAGCTGGGGCTGGTGGACGATCTGCGTTGGGCGCGCTTTGAGCAGAAGCGCGAGGGGATTGCGCGAGAGCAGCAACGCCTTTCCGAGACCTGGGTACAGCCGGGTTCCGCTGCGGCTAAAGCGATTGACCCCCTGTTGGAAAAACCGATGACCCACGAGTACAGCCTGCTGGAGCTGCTGCGCCGGCCGCAGTTAAGTTACGCGCAGCTGACCGAGGCAACCGGTGTCGGGGAGGAGGATCCACAGGTGTGCGAACAGGTGGAGATCCAGACCAAGTACCAGGGCTATATTGATCGCCAGGCAGAAGAGATTGAACGTCTGCGCAACCATGAGCAGACCCTGCTACCGGCCGACCTGGACTACCGGGCGATTGATGGGCTCTCCAACGAAATCCGGCAAAAGCTGAGTGATAACCGCCCCGATACGCTGGGGCGTGCATCGCGTATCGCCGGGGTGACGCCCGCCGCAATCTCTTTGTTGCTGATCCACCTCAAAAAGCGTTCACTGATCAGGAAGCAGGCCTAA